The following DNA comes from Ornithinimicrobium avium.
GGGCGCGCCCTGGCCCCGTGGCTGCTGCGCACCGTGATCGTGGTCATCGGCGTCGTCGCGATCGTCTACCTGCTGGTCACGTGAACCCGGGGTATGCCGTGCCGCCCGACCTCCCGGACGGGTGCACCTGGGTGGAGGACCCTCGCGACGAGCGGGTGCGCGACTACTTCTCCCTCACCGACGTCGCGCTGCGGCGCCTCCTGGAGCCCGAGCGCGGGCTCTACATGGCCGAGTCGGAGAAGGTGCTGCGCCGTGCCCTGGGCGCCGGGCACCGGCTCCGGTCGCTGCTGATGACGCCGCGCTGGGTGCAGGAGTGGCCCGACCTGCTGCGCACCGCCCAGGAGCAGGGCGCACCCGTCTTCGTCGCCGCGCCGGGGGTCGCCGAGGCGCTGACCGGCTTCCACCTGCACCGCGGGGTGATCGCCGCGATGCACCGGCCGGTGCTGCCGCGGCTGGAGCGGGTGCTCGAGGGCGCGCGCCGGGTCGTGGTGCTCGAGGACGTCGTCGACCACACCAACGTCGGCGCGGTCTTCCGCTCGGCGGCGGCGCTGGGCGTCGACGCCGTGCTCGTCACGCCTCGGTGCGCCGACCCGCTCTACCGGCGCAGCGTGCGGGTGTCGATGGGCACCGTCTTCCAGGTGCCGTGGACGCGCATCGATCCGTGGCCCGACGGTGTCGAGGTGCTCAGGGGACTGGGACTGACCGTGGCGGCTCTCGCGCTGTCCGAGGACGCCGTCTGCCTCGACCAGCTCGAGCAGCACCCGCCGGAGCGGCTGGCCCTGGTGCTCGGGACCGAGGGCGACGGCCTGTCCGCGCGGACCGTAGGCTCCGCCGACCTCGTCGTGCGCATCCCGATGGGCGGCGGCGTGGACTCGCTCAACGTGGCCGCCGCCTCGGCGGTGGCCTTCTGGGCGCTCCGTCCGCGCTAGCTCAGAGCGGCACCGCTAGCCCGTCCACGACCTCTGCACCGGGCAGGAGGGCTGCCAGCGCGCCGGGGAGGCGCAGCTTGGATCGGCGCACTCCCGACCCGATCACGATCGCGTCCCGTGCCACGACCCGGCTGTCGACCAGGACCGGCCAGCCTGCGGGCAGCCCGACGGGGGTGATCCCGCCGTACTCCATGCCGGTGCGCTCCACCGCGTCGTCCATCGGCATGAAGGAGCACTTGCGCACGTCGAGACGCTTGCGCACGGTGGTGTTGACGTCGGCCCGCGTGGTGCCGAGCACGAGCGCGGCGCACACCCGCTCCTCGCCCGCGCGCCGGCCGGCGACGACGATGCAGTTCGCCATGTCCGCCATGTCCATGCCGCTGGCCTCGACGAGCACGACCGTGTCCGCCAGGTCCGGGTCGATCTCGACCACCTCGACGCCGGGGGCGTCGGAGCCGACGAGCTGCTGCATACCCTGCAGTGCGGCGAGCACCGGGGGCGCGAGCAGGTCGGGACGGTCCGGCGCGGGGACCCAGTCAAGCCTCACAGCTGGTAGGTGCCGGTGACCGATCCGCGGGCCAGGACGTTGCCCAGGGTGCTGAACTGCGCCTTGGCGACGGAGGTGGCGGCGTCCAGCCCGCTGGTGTCGCTGTCGAGCGCCCACACGGTGAAGACGTAGCGGTGCGGCCCGTCGCCCTCGGGCGGGGCGGCGCCGCCGAAGTCGCGGGTGCCGTAGTCGTTGGCGAGGGTCACCGCCCTGCCCTCGCCGATCGGCTGGCCGAAGTCCCCCGCCCCCGGCGCCAGGGAGGTCACGTCGGCCGGGATGCCGGCGACGGCCCAGTGGTTGAAGCCGCCGACGACAGGGGCGTCGGGGTCGTGGCAGAGCAGCAGGTAGGACTGCGTGCCCTCCGGCGCGCCGCTCCACGACAGCTGCGGCGAGGTGTTGCCGAAGCCGAATCCGGCCGACTGCGGCAGCGGTTGGCCGTCGGCGAAGTCCTCGCTGGTGACGGTGAGCTCGGTTGGTGCGGCGGGCAGGTGGTCGAGGGGGTGCGGGGGAGGGGTGCGCTTCAGGTCCATGCTCCGACCATAGTGAGCGTCCGGGACGACCGCACACCCATGTCAGAGTAGAGCCATGTCGTCCGACCCGAGGCGCTGCGTCATGCACCTGGACCTGGACGCCTTCTTCGCCGCGGTCGAGCAGCGCGACAAGCCCTCGCTGCGCGGGCGGCCCGTCGTCGTGGGCGGGCTCGGGGGACGGGGAGTGGTGTCGACCGCGTCCTACGAGGCGCGCGTCTTCGGCGCGCGGTCGGCGATGCCGATGATCGAGGCACGCCGCCGCTGCCCGTCGGGAACCGCCTTCCTGTCCGGACGCTTCGACGCCTACCGGGCCAGCTCGAGGGTGGTCATGGAGATCCTCCGCAGCCGCTCCCCGCTCGTCGAGCAGGTCTCGGTGGACGAGGCCTACGTCGACCTGTCGGCCGCGCTGGACCCGCCCGGCTGGGGCGA
Coding sequences within:
- a CDS encoding YbaK/EbsC family protein produces the protein MRLDWVPAPDRPDLLAPPVLAALQGMQQLVGSDAPGVEVVEIDPDLADTVVLVEASGMDMADMANCIVVAGRRAGEERVCAALVLGTTRADVNTTVRKRLDVRKCSFMPMDDAVERTGMEYGGITPVGLPAGWPVLVDSRVVARDAIVIGSGVRRSKLRLPGALAALLPGAEVVDGLAVPL
- a CDS encoding YbhB/YbcL family Raf kinase inhibitor-like protein, with protein sequence MDLKRTPPPHPLDHLPAAPTELTVTSEDFADGQPLPQSAGFGFGNTSPQLSWSGAPEGTQSYLLLCHDPDAPVVGGFNHWAVAGIPADVTSLAPGAGDFGQPIGEGRAVTLANDYGTRDFGGAAPPEGDGPHRYVFTVWALDSDTSGLDAATSVAKAQFSTLGNVLARGSVTGTYQL
- a CDS encoding TrmH family RNA methyltransferase, which encodes MPPDLPDGCTWVEDPRDERVRDYFSLTDVALRRLLEPERGLYMAESEKVLRRALGAGHRLRSLLMTPRWVQEWPDLLRTAQEQGAPVFVAAPGVAEALTGFHLHRGVIAAMHRPVLPRLERVLEGARRVVVLEDVVDHTNVGAVFRSAAALGVDAVLVTPRCADPLYRRSVRVSMGTVFQVPWTRIDPWPDGVEVLRGLGLTVAALALSEDAVCLDQLEQHPPERLALVLGTEGDGLSARTVGSADLVVRIPMGGGVDSLNVAAASAVAFWALRPR